A single genomic interval of Fibrobacter sp. UWB13 harbors:
- a CDS encoding DUF6055 domain-containing protein, whose product MKFTQIVCAMAVASFADVTWVPQCEDNGFTLIRSSEHFEVCKKPKTDDGAANNVSISTSDAEGVLQSLEKVYSFYIDSLGWMLPFPKSSDRKLKSNIYVFETLPSLYGGQDYVKALNGEYGPGMWIGVGALKDYWGTSHEFAHGLQGVAGWLGNNSHSGWMAESHANWMAHQYNPNDAHCSEYLINFPYLYYGSTRDRYCNWQFLEHLKEEFGGGNKGAHEVNRIWMESIRDGEDGRMEQTPFSAMMMVYGWSLEELNNQFGKFAMKNATVEYAPAKKTLYKKSWGDYEFATRRTHDGWGDLYRRHSRVTMLNKMKCESSENSDGNVAAENCVDRYISPSYWAPQRWGYNLVRIYPDSAGKVTVKFRGIVQEKPTVNGYTCFGDNTDYYKGKTYKWCNYAPDKLPDPASGWTVGLVAEGADGTPRYSEMKHGSGFNLEIETKANDKALWLAVTATPTEMQTILWDQFYYSIYRYPYMIEVVNGAPEGYNKDFWKPAGFNGTTASGYSQHANGGGWVSNKAKVSTTAYVGPNAVVNGGTVSGDARIEDFAVVNGGTISGNAVVRGRALVTAGTIGDDAVLEDDAWLVSGTISGKAKVGALSIIVNSTVTDNAQVYGVMWAVNGKKLSGTAQLRGDLENNFDKEISKGIFYGMVNTDMLNNANFGANLTTPPTDATASIENAKWYAIADDSTQTDPGHTTGIVSRVAALQLSDVNEAYDVFDLNGKHLGFAKVTPSEWSALGNKALQKTLRASGFNAGMYLVRAKRSHRLIRVNVR is encoded by the coding sequence ATGAAATTTACGCAGATAGTCTGTGCTATGGCGGTGGCGTCGTTTGCCGACGTGACTTGGGTCCCGCAGTGTGAAGATAACGGCTTTACGCTAATCCGTTCTTCGGAACATTTTGAAGTTTGCAAAAAGCCAAAGACCGACGATGGTGCGGCGAATAATGTTTCAATCTCGACTTCTGATGCCGAGGGTGTGCTCCAGTCGCTAGAAAAGGTGTATTCGTTCTACATCGATTCGCTCGGCTGGATGTTGCCGTTCCCGAAAAGTTCGGACAGGAAACTCAAAAGCAATATTTATGTGTTTGAAACATTGCCGTCCTTGTACGGTGGTCAGGATTATGTGAAGGCTTTGAATGGCGAGTATGGGCCTGGCATGTGGATTGGAGTCGGGGCGCTCAAGGATTATTGGGGAACATCGCACGAGTTCGCGCATGGTTTGCAAGGCGTGGCCGGTTGGCTCGGAAACAACAGTCACTCGGGTTGGATGGCAGAATCGCATGCGAACTGGATGGCGCATCAGTACAATCCGAATGATGCTCATTGCTCTGAATATCTGATTAACTTTCCGTACTTGTATTATGGCTCCACGCGAGACCGCTATTGCAATTGGCAGTTCCTGGAACATTTGAAAGAAGAATTTGGTGGCGGCAATAAAGGCGCGCACGAGGTCAATCGCATTTGGATGGAATCGATTCGCGACGGCGAAGATGGTCGCATGGAACAGACTCCGTTTAGTGCGATGATGATGGTTTACGGCTGGTCGCTCGAAGAACTGAATAATCAGTTCGGCAAATTCGCGATGAAGAATGCAACGGTGGAGTACGCTCCTGCCAAGAAAACTTTGTACAAAAAGTCCTGGGGCGATTACGAATTTGCGACTCGTCGAACGCACGATGGCTGGGGAGACTTGTATCGCAGACATTCTCGCGTGACCATGCTGAACAAGATGAAATGCGAAAGTTCCGAGAATTCGGATGGGAATGTCGCGGCCGAGAATTGCGTGGACCGTTACATTTCGCCGAGTTACTGGGCTCCGCAGCGCTGGGGCTATAACTTGGTGCGCATTTATCCGGATTCGGCGGGGAAGGTGACGGTCAAGTTCCGTGGAATTGTGCAGGAAAAGCCGACGGTCAATGGCTACACTTGCTTTGGCGACAATACAGATTATTACAAGGGTAAAACTTATAAATGGTGCAATTACGCACCGGACAAATTGCCGGATCCTGCATCGGGTTGGACGGTTGGCTTGGTCGCGGAAGGTGCTGATGGCACGCCGCGTTACAGCGAAATGAAACACGGCTCAGGTTTCAATCTTGAAATCGAAACGAAAGCGAATGACAAGGCTTTGTGGCTTGCGGTAACGGCGACTCCGACCGAAATGCAGACGATTCTTTGGGACCAGTTCTATTACAGCATTTATCGTTATCCGTACATGATTGAAGTTGTGAACGGCGCGCCTGAAGGTTATAACAAGGACTTTTGGAAGCCCGCTGGATTTAATGGAACGACTGCTTCGGGCTATTCGCAGCACGCGAATGGTGGTGGCTGGGTCAGCAATAAGGCGAAAGTGTCTACGACTGCTTACGTGGGGCCCAATGCTGTCGTGAATGGCGGTACAGTCTCTGGCGACGCCCGGATCGAAGATTTCGCCGTTGTTAACGGCGGCACCATCAGCGGTAACGCCGTGGTGCGCGGGCGCGCTCTTGTGACTGCTGGCACGATTGGCGATGATGCTGTGCTTGAAGATGATGCTTGGCTTGTGAGCGGGACGATTAGTGGCAAGGCTAAAGTCGGTGCGCTTTCGATTATCGTGAATAGTACTGTGACTGATAACGCTCAAGTTTACGGCGTAATGTGGGCGGTAAATGGCAAGAAACTTTCCGGCACGGCTCAGCTTCGCGGCGACCTCGAAAACAACTTCGATAAAGAAATCTCGAAGGGAATTTTCTATGGCATGGTCAATACTGACATGCTGAACAATGCGAACTTTGGCGCAAACCTCACGACGCCCCCGACGGATGCGACTGCAAGCATTGAAAATGCCAAATGGTATGCTATTGCGGATGATTCCACGCAGACAGATCCGGGGCATACAACGGGTATTGTTTCTAGGGTGGCGGCGCTCCAGTTAAGTGATGTGAATGAAGCTTATGATGTGTTTGATTTGAATGGAAAACATCTCGGTTTTGCGAAAGTAACACCCTCTGAATGGAGTGCGCTTGGCAATAAAGCTTTGCAAAAGACACTACGTGCATCAGGATTTAATGCGGGAATGTATCTAGTTCGTGCAAAACGATCGCATCGTTTGATTCGCGTGAATGTAAGGTGA
- a CDS encoding MFS transporter, producing the protein MWKVKGSIRFFLSILATAFVQAGVFIYAQKILSGSFFAKDGIIWQNFMLQIFFLAPYVLMVFFAGFFTNKFSKNKVMAWSSLMMTLFVIAQSVLVTVDFPRVAFWLSIGLSCGFAIHSAAKYAILKEMFGVRNLSYANAFLQIFSISGIIAASWLAIVGVNLINLDQLVSYEAVRRITEKSVVIPWILTAVSVLGTVANFMIPRVKFEDLNVSVDKVKRHLSLGFRVPTLRASIIALSMFWALAQVFVLIYQDVSGSSTVNMMQDYMSFAIVGLMVGTIVAAHFSKDFIESGFVPLGMFGASICMFLVPFLVHPVALVVLYSMTGFFGGLILVPVNALLQYNTRPNNSGSVIALANLIQAVVLVAFLFVFTMMVRNTDVRPQNYFIGLAVISVGVFVWSISNLPQAMLRTLLRFVFSRYRIRVLNVQNIPNEGPILLVGNHHSFIDWAMVQMASPRPLCIASNKDHFDKWYLRAVLKRLGMIRIDNRNPKIAMDKIHAALLAGKAVVIFPSGEVSKSPHVEPFTIDYSSAVDGTKAQVIPFYIQGLWGSNYSYSSSNMFGASAERSVTVAFGEALPANTPPNEIRAIIRRISIDAWNYAVSFVHPIADSWIRTYKKYVKNGPAIYSPDGAHFSGYKLMGAVMAFRGYLKKTLGKNEQNVGIMLPPSPAGVIVNLALWVIGKTNVNLNYTSSVDNVKFCCDRAECSTVITSRQFVQKLKGRGNDYSQIASDKVRLLYAEDIMKEIPKAKIAAFLVLCILMPSWLIRLVFVKHRNMDDNAVIVFSSGSEGTPKGVELTQRNLMGNIQQLACILNVSRGDVMLSELPLFHSFGLTVTTLLNLTEGCPIVAVADPTDVKTMSRVCAEFQVTFLVATPTFLRAFTVSRYVHPLMFKSVRIIIAGAEALRPELATAFRLKFGKEIYEGYGCTETAPVASVNTENTLFDDYTTLQVNNKPGTVGPALPGTQFLIVDPETNEPLPTGEAGMILIGGCQVMKGYLKDEDRTKSVIVQKDGIRYYRTGDKGYLDEDGFLTIVDRYSRFAKLGGEMISLGAVEKKIQDTPVLQGCDYVVTAIPDATKGEKIVLLYQGEKDPKDVLSELRASGMPPLMLPSAAFNVDVMPKLGSGKADFVTAKKMAKELVEKK; encoded by the coding sequence ATGTGGAAAGTTAAAGGTTCTATAAGATTCTTCTTATCTATCCTTGCAACAGCTTTTGTTCAGGCGGGTGTGTTTATTTACGCCCAGAAAATTCTGTCGGGATCGTTCTTTGCCAAAGACGGTATCATCTGGCAGAACTTCATGCTCCAAATCTTCTTCCTCGCGCCATACGTGTTGATGGTGTTCTTTGCGGGGTTCTTTACCAATAAGTTCTCAAAGAACAAGGTGATGGCTTGGTCGTCACTCATGATGACGCTATTTGTGATAGCGCAGTCGGTCTTGGTGACGGTCGATTTCCCGCGAGTCGCATTCTGGCTCTCCATTGGGCTGAGCTGCGGTTTTGCCATCCACAGTGCGGCAAAGTACGCGATTCTTAAGGAAATGTTTGGCGTGCGCAATTTGAGCTACGCTAACGCATTCCTCCAGATATTCAGTATCAGCGGTATTATCGCGGCGTCCTGGCTTGCGATTGTCGGCGTGAACCTGATCAACTTGGACCAGCTCGTTTCTTACGAAGCAGTGCGTCGCATTACGGAAAAGTCCGTCGTGATTCCGTGGATTTTGACAGCGGTGAGCGTGCTGGGTACGGTTGCGAACTTCATGATTCCGCGCGTGAAGTTCGAAGACTTAAACGTGAGCGTTGACAAGGTCAAGCGCCACTTGAGTCTCGGTTTCCGCGTGCCGACGCTCCGTGCGTCTATCATCGCCCTTTCGATGTTCTGGGCTTTGGCTCAGGTGTTCGTGTTGATTTACCAGGACGTGTCCGGTTCTTCGACCGTGAACATGATGCAGGACTACATGTCGTTTGCGATTGTGGGCCTCATGGTCGGTACGATTGTGGCTGCACACTTCTCCAAGGACTTTATTGAATCCGGCTTTGTGCCGCTTGGCATGTTTGGCGCCTCAATCTGCATGTTCCTCGTGCCGTTCCTTGTGCATCCGGTTGCACTCGTTGTGCTTTATTCCATGACCGGTTTCTTTGGCGGTCTCATCTTGGTGCCGGTGAATGCGCTTTTGCAGTATAACACGCGTCCGAACAACTCCGGTTCTGTGATTGCACTTGCAAACTTGATCCAGGCTGTGGTGCTTGTGGCGTTCCTGTTCGTGTTTACGATGATGGTCCGCAATACCGATGTCCGTCCGCAGAACTATTTCATTGGTCTTGCCGTGATTTCTGTGGGTGTGTTCGTCTGGTCGATTTCCAACTTGCCGCAGGCAATGCTCCGTACGCTTTTACGTTTTGTGTTCAGCCGCTATAGAATTCGCGTGTTGAACGTTCAGAACATCCCGAACGAAGGTCCGATTCTTTTGGTCGGTAACCACCACAGCTTTATTGACTGGGCTATGGTGCAGATGGCTTCTCCGCGTCCGCTTTGCATTGCAAGTAACAAGGACCATTTCGACAAGTGGTACTTGCGCGCCGTGCTCAAGCGCTTGGGGATGATCCGCATCGATAACCGCAATCCGAAGATTGCGATGGACAAGATTCATGCCGCCCTCCTCGCAGGTAAGGCTGTCGTGATTTTCCCGTCGGGCGAAGTTTCCAAGTCTCCGCACGTGGAACCATTTACGATTGATTATTCCTCCGCTGTCGATGGTACGAAGGCTCAGGTAATTCCGTTCTACATCCAGGGCTTGTGGGGCTCTAACTATAGCTATAGCTCCTCGAACATGTTCGGTGCTTCGGCTGAACGTTCGGTGACGGTCGCTTTTGGTGAAGCTCTCCCGGCGAACACGCCGCCTAATGAAATCCGTGCCATTATCCGCCGCATCTCGATTGACGCTTGGAACTACGCTGTTTCGTTTGTGCACCCGATTGCTGATAGCTGGATCCGCACTTACAAGAAGTATGTGAAGAACGGCCCTGCTATTTATAGCCCGGATGGCGCTCACTTCTCGGGTTACAAGCTGATGGGCGCTGTGATGGCGTTCCGTGGCTACCTCAAGAAGACGCTTGGCAAGAATGAACAGAACGTGGGCATCATGCTCCCACCGAGCCCTGCGGGCGTGATTGTGAACCTCGCTCTCTGGGTGATTGGCAAGACGAACGTGAACTTGAACTACACGTCTTCTGTCGATAATGTGAAGTTCTGCTGCGATCGCGCTGAATGCTCGACCGTGATTACGAGTCGCCAGTTTGTGCAAAAGCTGAAAGGCCGTGGCAATGATTACTCGCAGATTGCATCGGACAAGGTGCGCTTGCTCTATGCCGAAGATATCATGAAAGAAATCCCGAAGGCAAAGATTGCTGCTTTCCTTGTGCTTTGCATCCTCATGCCGAGCTGGCTTATTCGCCTTGTGTTTGTGAAACATCGCAACATGGACGACAATGCTGTGATTGTGTTTAGCTCTGGCTCTGAAGGTACGCCGAAGGGTGTGGAACTTACGCAGCGCAACTTGATGGGCAATATCCAGCAGCTTGCTTGCATTTTGAACGTGAGCCGTGGCGATGTGATGCTCTCGGAACTCCCGCTGTTCCATAGCTTTGGTCTTACGGTGACGACGCTTTTGAACCTCACGGAAGGCTGCCCGATTGTAGCTGTGGCTGACCCGACCGACGTGAAGACGATGTCTCGCGTTTGTGCGGAATTCCAGGTGACGTTCTTGGTGGCAACACCGACGTTCCTCCGAGCCTTTACGGTGAGCCGCTATGTGCACCCGTTGATGTTTAAGTCTGTGCGTATTATTATCGCTGGTGCCGAGGCTCTCCGTCCGGAACTTGCAACGGCATTCCGCCTCAAGTTCGGTAAGGAAATTTACGAAGGTTACGGCTGTACGGAAACGGCTCCGGTGGCATCGGTCAATACCGAAAATACGTTGTTCGATGACTATACCACGTTGCAGGTGAACAACAAGCCGGGTACAGTGGGTCCTGCGCTCCCGGGTACGCAGTTCTTGATTGTCGATCCTGAAACAAACGAACCGCTCCCGACTGGTGAAGCGGGGATGATTCTCATTGGCGGTTGCCAGGTGATGAAGGGCTACCTCAAGGACGAAGACCGCACGAAGAGCGTGATTGTCCAGAAGGATGGCATTCGCTATTACCGCACGGGTGACAAGGGCTATCTCGATGAAGACGGCTTCCTTACAATTGTGGACCGCTACAGCCGCTTTGCTAAGCTCGGCGGTGAAATGATTAGCCTTGGCGCTGTCGAAAAGAAGATTCAGGATACGCCTGTGTTGCAGGGCTGTGATTACGTTGTTACGGCAATCCCGGATGCCACGAAGGGCGAAAAGATCGTTCTTTTGTACCAGGGCGAAAAGGATCCGAAGGACGTGCTCTCGGAATTGCGTGCAAGCGGCATGCCGCCTCTCATGCTCCCGTCCGCTGCGTTTAACGTAGACGTGATGCCGAAGCTTGGTTCTGGCAAGGCTGACTTTGTGACCGCAAAGAAGATGGCAAAGGAACTGGTGGAGAAAAAGTAA